A single window of Sylvia atricapilla isolate bSylAtr1 unplaced genomic scaffold, bSylAtr1.pri scaffold_81_arrow_ctg1, whole genome shotgun sequence DNA harbors:
- the LOC136375053 gene encoding 3',5'-cyclic-AMP phosphodiesterase 4C-like, whose protein sequence is MMEPVPGSRKSLSLSLPVPREGPGSLRPPQHLWRQPRTPIRIRHRGFSDTDRYRGRPMERADAVDTGDQPGLRSARMSWPSSLHGTPGTGKRSEVDNGPCWGDPQTPPDPPNPRGGLQAVGPPAGQRRESFLYRSDSDGDFTSPKSVSRNSSVASEGHGEDLIVTPFAQVLASLRSVRSNFSILTRVTTPPGSRSPRRSPPPLCKAMLSEETSQQLALETLEELDWCLEQLESLQTHRAVSEMASNKFKRMLTRELSHLSGMSRSGNQVSEYIASTFLDKQPEVEIPSPPEREKRRRPPPDPDPRPGPLPRFGIDTDREEQLGKELDSLNKWGLNIFRISEFSNNRSLSCIMFTIFQERELPRRFGIPEQTLLGYARALELHYHPDVAYHNSLHAADVLQSTHVLLAAPALHAVFTDLEVLAALFAAAIHDVDHPGVSNQFLINTNSELALLYNDESVLENHHLAVGFKLLQERGCDIFQNLSRRQRQALRQMVIDMVLATDMSKHMTLLADLKTMVETKKVTSSGVLLLDTYTDRIQVLRNLVHCADLSNPTKPLGLYREWTRRIMEEFFRQGDRERARGMDISPMCDKHSANVEKSQVGFIDFVVQPLWEAWAELVHPDAGEMLLTLQENREWFQRRVPQSPEPPPEPPPGTPTFRFQPPPSEEEEEEEEDEEGRIPHAEPPPGPPKFLFEPPPSEEEEEEEDEGDEEEEGQGQEPRPGPPKFRLDEDEDDEDDDDEEEEDEEEGEGRDPPRRMGRGGEAPPTEGGEKI, encoded by the exons ATGATGGAGCCGGTACCGGGCTCCAGGAAGAGCCTGTCGCTGTCCCTGCCGGTGCCCCGGGAGGGCCCGGGGTCTCTGCGACCCCCGCAGCACCTTTGGCGACAGCCCCGAACCCCGATCCGGATTCGCCACCGCGGCTTCTCCGACACCGACCGGTACCGGGGCCGGCCCATGGAACGGGCCGATGCCGTGGACACCGGGGACCAGCCCGGGCTCCGCAGCGCCCGCATGTCCTGGCCCTCCTCCCTCCACGGGACACCGGGAACCGGCAAGCG CTCCGAGGTTGACAATGGCCCGTGTTGGGGGGACCCTCAGACCCCCCcggaccccccaaacccccggGGCGGGCTCCAGGCTGTGGGTCCCcccgcggggcagcgccgcgAATCCTTCCTGTACCGCAGCGACAGCGATGGCGACTTCACCTCCCCAAAAAGCGTCTCCAGAAACTCCTCCGTGGCCAGCGAGGG CCACGGCGAGGATTTGATCGTCACCCCCTTTGCTCAG GTCCTGGCCAGTCTCCGCAGCGTCCGCAGCAATTTCTCCATCCTGACCAGAGTGACCACACCCCCGGGCAGCAGG TCCCCCAGGCGGTCGCCCCCTCCCCTCTGCAAGGCCATGCTCTCAG aggaGACGTCTCAGCAATTGGCACTGGAAActctggaggagctggattggtgcctggagcagctggagagtcTGCAGACACACCGGGCCGTCAGCGAGATGGCCTCCAACAAg TTCAAGCGGATGCTGACCCGGGAGCTGTCGCACCTGTCAGGGATGAGCCGCTCGGGCAATCAGGTCTCCGAGTACATCGCCAGCACCTTCCTGG ACAAGCAGCCCGAGGTGGAGATCCCGAGCCCCCCCGAGCGGGAGAAGAGGCGGCGGCCGCCCCCCGACCCCGACCCCAGGCCCGGGCCCCTGCCCCGCTTCGGCATCGACACAGAccgggaggagcagctggggaag GAGCTGGACAGCCTCAACAAGTGGGGGCTGAACATTTTTCGCATCTCCGAGTTCTCCAACAACCGCTCCCTCAGCTGCATCATGTTCACCATCTTCCAG GAGCGGGAGCTGCCGCGGCGGTTCGGGATCCCCGAGCAGACCCTGCTGGGCTACGCACGGGCGCTGGAGCTGCACTATCACCCTGATGTGGCTTATCACAACAGCCTGCACGCTGCCGACGTGCTGCAGTCCACACACGTGCTGCTGGCCGCCCCCGCCCTCCAC GCCGTGTTCACTGACCTCGAGGTCCTGGCTGCCCTTTTTGCCGCCGCCATCCACGACGTTGATCACCCCGGGGTGTCCAACCAGTTCCTCATCAACACCA ACTCggagctggctctgctctaCAACGACGAGTCAGTGCTGGAGAACCATCACTTGGCTGTGGGCTTCaaactgctgcaggagaggggctgtgaCATCTTCCAGAACCTGTCCCGGAGACAGCGCCAGGCGCTGCGCCAGATGGTCATTGACATG GTGCTGGCCACAGACATGTCCAAGCACATGACCCTCCTGGCCGATCTCAAGACCATGGTGGAGACCAAGAAGGTGACGAGTTCTGGGGTTCTGCTGCTGGACACCTACACCGACCGCATCCAG GTGCTGAGGAACCTGGTGCACTGCGCCGACCTGAGCAACCCCACAAAGCCACTGGGGCTGTACCGGGAGTGGACTCGGAGGATCATGGAGGAGTTTTTCCGCCAGGGGGACCGGGAACGGGCCCGGGGCATGGACATCAGCCCCATGTGTGACAAACACAGCGCCAACGTGGAGAAATCGCAG GTGGGGTTCATCGATTTCGTGGTGCAGCCGCTGTGGGAGGCCTGGGCCGAGCTGGTTCACCCCGACGCCGGCGAGATGCTGCTGACGCTGCAGGAGAACCGCGAGTGGTTCCAGCGCCGGGTGCCGCAGAGCCCCGAGCCGCCCCCGGAGCCgccccccgggacccccacCTTCCGCTTCCAGCCCCCCCccagcgaggaggaggaggaggaggaggaggacgaggagggGCGGATTCCCCACGCGGAGCCGCCCCCCGGACCCCCCAAATTCCTCTTCGAGCCTCCCCcaagtgaggaggaggaggaggaggaggatgaaggggatgaagaggaggaagggcaggggcaggagccgCGCCCCGGACCCCCCAAATTCCGCTTGGATGAGGATGAGGAcgatgaggatgatgatgatgaggaggaggaggatgaagaggaaggggaggggCGGGACCCCCCCCGGAGGATGGGAAGGGGTGGGGAGGCCCCGCCcactgaaggaggagagaaaatttaa
- the LOC136375058 gene encoding LOW QUALITY PROTEIN: ELAV-like protein 3 (The sequence of the model RefSeq protein was modified relative to this genomic sequence to represent the inferred CDS: deleted 1 base in 1 codon), with product MVTILSTVEAQAPSAAGPSGCGGGPVPVSVPVVAVPGPGVAAALPNGGPPGPPPVADDSKTNLIVNYLPQSMSQEELRSLFGSLGDIESCKLVRDKVTGQSLGYGFVNYVEAGDADRAIGALNGLKLQTKTIKVSYARPSSASIRDANLYVSGLPKAMGQKEMEQLFSQYGRIITSRILVDQVTGVSRGVGFIRFDKRAEAEEAVRGLHGQKPLGAAEPITVKFANSPGQKSGGGLLSLCPRRYGALHPPPQRFRLDNLLNVAYGVKSPLSLLPRFSPLTIEAVPTLAGVGLGTPPGPGWCIFVYNLSPEADESVLWQLFGPFGAVTNVKVIRDFATNKCKGFGFVTMTNYEEAAVAIASLNGYRLGERVLQVSFKTTKQHKA from the exons ATGGTGACG aTCCTGAGCACGGTGGAGGCGCAGGCTCCCAGCGCCGCGGGGCCCTCGGGCTGCGGGGGTGGCCCTGTCCCCGTCTCTGTCCCCGTGGTGGCCGTGCCAGGCCCG GGGgtggcggcggcgctgcccaACGGGGGCCCCCCTGGTCCTCCCCCGGTGGCAGACGACAGCAAAACCAACCTGATCGTCAATTACCTGCCGCAGTCCATgagccaggaggagctgaggagccTCTTCGGGAGCCTCGGCGACATCGAGTCCTGCAAACTCGTCAGGGACAAGGTCACCG ggcagagcctgggctACGGCTTCGTCAACTACGTGGAGGCTGGGGATGCTGACAGGGCCATCGGGGCCCTCAACGGCCTCAAGCTGCAGACCAAAACCATCAAG GTGTCCTACGCCcggcccagctctgcctccatccGCGACGCCAACCTGTACGTGAGCGGGCTGCCCAAGGCCATGGGGCAGAaggagatggagcagctcttctcccagtATGGCCGGATCATCACCTCCCGCATCCTCGTGGACCAGGTCACAG GTGTGTCGCGGGGGGTAGGCTTCATCCGCTTCGACAAGCGCGCGGAGGCAGAGGAGGCGGTGCGGGGGCTGCACGGGCAGAAGCCCCTCGGGGCGGCCGAGCCCATCACGGTCAAGTTCGCCAACAGCCCCGGCCAGAAATCGGGGGGGGGCCTGCTCAGCCTGTGCCCCCGGCGCTATGGGGCCCTGCACCCCCCCCCGCAACGCTTCCG aCTGGACAATTTACTGAATGTGGCATACGGAGTGAAGAG CCCCCTGTCGCTGCTGCCCAGGTTCTCGCCGCTGACCATCGAGGCAGTGCCGACCTTGGCcggggtgggtttggggaccCCCCCTGGGCCAGGTTGGTGCATCTTCGTGTACAACCTGTCCCCGGAGGCGGACGAGAGCGTCCTGTGGCAGCTCTTCGGGCCCTTTGGGGCCGTCACCAACGTCAAGGTGATCCGGGACTTCGCCACCAACAAGTGCAAAGGCTTCGGCTTCGTCACCATGACCAACTACGAGGAGGCAGCCGTGGCCATCGCCAGCCTCAACGGCTACCGGCTGGGAGAGCGCGTGCTGCAGGTCTCCTTCAAGACCACCAAGCAGCACAAGGCCTGA